A DNA window from Gemmatimonadota bacterium contains the following coding sequences:
- a CDS encoding DinB family protein has protein sequence MPMRYAHTEISEGDVPRAAFPFAQHMLDTYASETSKVVSIWRCFSDADLSHRPHERATTVEEIMRHQLLSERRFFGEFLELAEPAPEDTLPATTTVAALSARFAALARARLPQLAEREEPWWLVRVPFFDVERERVWIFWRRVLHTAHHRTQLTTYLRVMGRDVPSTYGPTADVSWEGADPTDSVDAAGRR, from the coding sequence ATGCCGATGCGTTACGCGCACACCGAGATATCAGAGGGCGACGTTCCCCGGGCCGCCTTCCCGTTCGCCCAGCACATGCTCGACACCTACGCGAGCGAGACCAGCAAGGTCGTGAGCATCTGGCGCTGCTTCTCAGACGCGGATCTGTCCCACAGGCCGCACGAGCGCGCGACCACGGTCGAGGAGATCATGCGGCACCAGCTCCTGTCCGAGCGACGCTTCTTCGGAGAGTTTCTGGAGCTGGCGGAGCCGGCGCCCGAGGACACGCTGCCGGCCACGACCACGGTGGCGGCGCTGAGCGCCCGCTTCGCGGCACTCGCCCGAGCCCGGCTGCCACAGCTCGCCGAGCGCGAGGAGCCGTGGTGGCTGGTGCGCGTGCCGTTCTTCGACGTGGAGCGGGAGCGCGTTTGGATCTTCTGGCGACGCGTCCTGCACACCGCCCACCACCGTACCCAGCTCACCACGTACCTGCGCGTAATGGGGCGCGACGTGCCCTCGACCTACGGCCCCACCGCCGACGTGAGCTGGGAGGGCGCCGACCCCACCGACTCGGTGGACGCGGCCGGACGCAGATGA
- a CDS encoding substrate-binding domain-containing protein, with protein MTRRGLKRLFAGAAWALAALGCAREPPDPPAGRGGVRIVLVTHGQAADPYWSIVANGAADAGDDLGVEVQYQAPTAFDMVAMSDLIDAAVVARPAGLVVSIPDGDALAPALRRALDAGIPVLSINSGAETSRALGLLAHVGQPEYEAGRAAGGRLLTEGARAVLCVHHEVGNAALDARCAGAADALAVGGGTLTVLAVELADPDDAELRVRGALSRRQTDAVLTLGPAAAAPALAAVEGSDVAFATFDLTEEVARAVADGRALFAVDQQPYLQGYLPVVMLVKYAETLTMPGGGGVVATGPGFVTRQNAAAVVELARQGVR; from the coding sequence ATGACGCGACGCGGCCTCAAGCGGCTCTTTGCCGGCGCGGCGTGGGCGTTGGCCGCGCTGGGCTGCGCCCGCGAGCCGCCGGATCCGCCCGCAGGGCGCGGCGGCGTCCGCATAGTCTTGGTCACCCACGGGCAGGCCGCAGACCCCTACTGGTCCATCGTGGCCAACGGCGCCGCCGACGCCGGCGACGACCTGGGGGTGGAAGTGCAGTACCAGGCGCCGACCGCCTTCGACATGGTGGCGATGAGCGACCTCATAGACGCCGCCGTCGTGGCCCGGCCGGCGGGCCTGGTCGTGTCGATCCCCGACGGCGACGCGCTCGCTCCGGCGCTCCGGCGGGCCCTGGACGCGGGCATCCCGGTGCTGTCCATCAACTCGGGCGCGGAGACATCCCGCGCCCTGGGGCTCCTGGCGCACGTGGGTCAGCCGGAGTACGAGGCCGGGCGCGCCGCCGGCGGGCGGCTGCTCACGGAGGGCGCGCGCGCGGTGCTGTGCGTGCACCATGAAGTGGGCAACGCCGCGCTCGACGCGCGCTGCGCCGGAGCAGCGGACGCGCTGGCGGTGGGCGGCGGAACCCTGACGGTGCTGGCGGTGGAGCTGGCCGACCCCGACGACGCCGAGCTGCGCGTACGCGGCGCGCTCTCGCGGCGCCAAACGGACGCCGTGCTGACGCTCGGGCCCGCCGCGGCGGCGCCGGCGCTCGCGGCCGTGGAGGGCAGCGACGTGGCCTTCGCGACCTTCGACCTCACCGAAGAGGTGGCGCGCGCCGTGGCCGACGGGCGGGCGCTCTTCGCGGTGGATCAGCAGCCCTACCTGCAGGGCTACCTTCCCGTCGTCATGCTGGTGAAGTACGCCGAGACGCTCACCATGCCGGGCGGCGGCGGCGTGGTCGCCACGGGCCCGGGATTCGTGACGCGCCAGAACGCCGCGGCGGTCGTCGAGCTGGCCCGCCAGGGCGTCAGGTAG